The Actinomycetota bacterium genome contains the following window.
CATGGCAAAGGGGACAAGTATCGACTGGTGCCTGTAGGCAGCCACGCGCGTAAAGCGCTGGACGACTATTTGGTCCGAGCTCGCCCTGTCTTGGCAATTGGCGGCAGGGGGACACCGGCCCTATTTCTCAATGCCCGCGGGGGCAAACTCTCGCGGCAGAGCGCCTGGACCATCTTGCAAGCTGCGGCCCAAAGGGCTGGACTAGGCGATAAAGTCTCGCCACATACCTTGCGACATTCTTTTGCTACCCATCTGTTAGAAAATGGCGCCGATGTTCGCGTTGTGCAGGAATTACTCGGTCACGCATCGGTGACGACCACCCAGATCTACACCATGGTTACCGTCGAGCAACTGCGGGAAGTTTACGCAACCTCTCACCCTCGAGCGAAGGTTTAGGGTTACGACTCGCTGGGGAGATATCGCCCGCGCAATCGCAATAATGACAAGGGGTTCGCGTATTCTTGACCCAAACAGAGTCTTCCCCCACGACTTGTTCGCAAGAAGTGCATATCTCGTGATGGGGAAGGACACCAAATGCCAATTCCAGTACCACAGGATCGACCCGTGACCGATGTACCAGCTCCAGCAGAAAAGTCTGCTGCCCAAGAAGCTTCCGTAACGCCAATTGATGGCGCACAAGAAGAATTTGTTTCTATTGGCTTAACTGGCCGTCCAGTGCCAAAGTTCGCTGCGCCTGCTCCACTGAAAAAGCATGGCCCAGGTTATGTGATTGCACTGTGTAATCAAAAAGGTGGCGTTGGCAAAACCACAACTACGATCAACCTAGGTGCGGCACTTGCTGAAGCCGGCCGAAAGGTACTGCTAGTTGATATGGACCCGCAGGGTTCAATGACAATCGGCTTGGGTATCCAACCTGAATCACTTGCAGGAAAAGGCAGCATTTATGACGTGCTGATGGATTCGACTGCAACTCCTGCGTCCTCAATCGTGATTCCTACCACAGCCAAGGGCATGGATTTACTTCCAGCTAACATTCAACTTTCTGCAGCAGAACTTCGCCTGGCTGGTGAAGTGGCTCGTGAGTATGCCCTTGATCGAGCACTT
Protein-coding sequences here:
- a CDS encoding ParA family protein yields the protein MPIPVPQDRPVTDVPAPAEKSAAQEASVTPIDGAQEEFVSIGLTGRPVPKFAAPAPLKKHGPGYVIALCNQKGGVGKTTTTINLGAALAEAGRKVLLVDMDPQGSMTIGLGIQPESLAGKGSIYDVLMDSTATPASSIVIPTTAKGMDLLPANIQLSAAELRLAGEVAREYALDRALSTVKADYDYILIDCAPSLGLLTVNSLTASDGVIIPMECEFFALRGVELLRETIGKVQERLNNRLTIDGVLATMVDARTHHTRDTIAAVYDMFGDAVMHTIVSRTVKFPETTKAGVSIIEQAPTSPGATAYRNMAWELVERLEQKGAVPN